Proteins from a single region of Lentimicrobium saccharophilum:
- a CDS encoding lipid II:glycine glycyltransferase FemX has translation MNQTVKRNRIAVQEKDYFHQVLSTDAEDTISPAEIKLLLAEINGTPLAGMFLALSQSRATYLYGASASHHREMMAPYLLQWNAIQYAQQMGCSEYDLFGISSNPDPANPMYGLYRFKTGFGGKVRHRLGCWDYPFRHDDYEHFRMTEILSPGFHQ, from the coding sequence ATGAATCAGACTGTAAAAAGAAATCGTATTGCAGTTCAAGAGAAGGATTATTTTCACCAGGTACTCTCAACCGATGCCGAAGATACTATTTCTCCGGCTGAAATAAAGCTACTGCTGGCAGAGATCAACGGAACGCCTTTAGCCGGCATGTTTCTGGCACTTTCACAGAGCAGGGCAACATATCTTTACGGCGCTTCCGCTTCACATCACCGTGAAATGATGGCTCCATACCTTTTACAGTGGAATGCCATACAATATGCTCAGCAGATGGGCTGTTCCGAATATGACCTGTTTGGGATCAGCAGCAACCCTGATCCGGCCAACCCGATGTACGGGCTTTATCGCTTTAAAACAGGATTCGGAGGAAAAGTCCGCCATCGGCTTGGTTGTTGGGATTATCCTTTCAGGCATGACGATTATGAGCATTTCAGGATGACCGAAATTCTGTCACCGGGTTTTCACCAGTGA
- a CDS encoding IS4 family transposase, giving the protein MNQGKYVFAQIVELLPYKVFDKYVSKYHGNKHVRHFSCWNQLLCMVFGQLTNRDSLRDLIVAINAHGGKSYHLGFGKSVTRSNLAKANEKRDYRIFEEFAYHLVAIARKQRQNHDFKIKGQVYAFDSTTIDLCLNVFWWAKFRKRKGGIKLNTLFDVTTQIPAFVHVSVAGAHDVNAMDMLVYEPEAYYIFDRGYVDFERLYRITRHSAYFVVRAKTNLCFKRLYSLKSNKETGVKSDQIGKLTGFYVSKDYPEKLRRVKFYDKESDRTFVFLSNNFELSAEEIAFLYKNRWQIELFFKWIKQHLKIKAFWGITENAVRIQVYSAIISYCLVSIVGSSLKIERSTYEILQVLGISLLDKTPVNELFKNVNYQDVKEPFYNQLSLRLI; this is encoded by the coding sequence ATGAATCAAGGGAAATATGTTTTTGCTCAAATTGTAGAATTATTGCCGTACAAAGTGTTTGACAAGTATGTTAGCAAGTATCACGGCAACAAGCATGTACGGCATTTTAGTTGCTGGAACCAGTTGCTTTGTATGGTATTCGGCCAACTTACCAACCGGGATAGTTTGAGAGACTTGATTGTTGCAATCAATGCACATGGAGGCAAATCATATCACTTAGGTTTTGGGAAAAGTGTAACCCGGAGCAATCTGGCAAAAGCCAATGAAAAAAGGGATTACCGGATCTTTGAAGAATTTGCCTACCATCTGGTTGCCATAGCCCGTAAACAAAGACAAAATCATGACTTTAAGATTAAGGGACAGGTTTATGCTTTTGACTCTACCACCATTGACTTGTGTTTGAATGTCTTCTGGTGGGCTAAATTCCGCAAGCGAAAAGGAGGAATCAAACTGAATACACTGTTTGATGTCACAACCCAGATACCAGCATTTGTGCATGTCTCTGTGGCCGGGGCTCATGATGTAAACGCAATGGATATGCTTGTTTATGAGCCTGAAGCCTATTATATCTTTGATCGGGGCTATGTTGATTTTGAAAGACTCTACCGAATTACCCGGCATTCTGCATATTTTGTTGTCAGAGCAAAAACGAACCTTTGCTTTAAGCGTTTGTATTCGTTAAAAAGCAACAAAGAAACTGGGGTAAAAAGCGATCAAATCGGCAAGCTTACCGGCTTTTATGTATCCAAAGACTATCCTGAAAAACTCCGCAGGGTCAAGTTCTACGACAAAGAATCAGACAGGACTTTTGTTTTTCTTTCAAACAACTTTGAACTATCAGCCGAGGAGATTGCTTTCCTATACAAAAACCGATGGCAGATTGAGTTATTCTTCAAGTGGATCAAACAACATCTGAAGATCAAAGCATTCTGGGGTATAACAGAAAACGCTGTGCGTATTCAAGTATATTCGGCCATCATTTCATATTGTCTGGTCTCCATTGTTGGTTCCAGCTTGAAAATTGAACGGTCAACCTACGAAATTCTACAGGTATTGGGCATATCGTTACTAGACAAAACTCCTGTTAATGAGCTATTTAAAAACGTGAACTACCAAGATGTCAAAGAACCATTTTATAACCAACTGTCCCTCAGGCTAATTTAA